GAACGCCTTGCATCGGGACTCATCGTCGGGACGACATTGGCGTCGCTGCCGGCGATCGTGGTCTGGCTGTGGGTGCTGGGCGTCTGAGGGATCACGACGACGCGGAGACCAACGCGACCGCGCTCGCCGCCGTTCCCCGGCCGTGCGAAGCTCGTTGCCGGCTCCCTGGACGACACCGACCCCTGCGAGGTCCGTCATGACGACCCCGTCGTCGATTCACCCATGCCCGACGTCGTGGCCGAGTTCACGCTGCAGGCCGAGGTCGAGGAGGAACCGCGCGCCGAGGGAGCGAGTGTCCGGTGATCCGCATGATCGAACTCGATTCACCGGTACTGTGCCGCTGTGATTCGTGCCCGTACCAGGACAAGGGAACGGGAGCGGAGAAGCAGAAATCTCGGGAGGCGCGGCCAGATGTGGGCGGCCGGCAGTTCGTACGAGCCCGACCGCTACACCGAAGACACGGACGGCAACGGCCTGATGAAGTTCAGCGTGTGGAACGACTTCTCGACCTGCAGCGGCGCAGCCTACTACTACGTGACGTGGACGCCGGTGACTCCCTGGGCGGACGGGACATCACCAACTTCGTCACTCTGCGGTGGAACTCTCCTCGAACTCCCAGAAGCTCGAGACCTCGTCCTCGACTCCCAGCATCTCGTAGCGGATCAGACTGATCGGCAGCCGCCCCGCGGTCATGAAGGTGTCGTGGAAGGCCTTCAGGTCGAAGTTCTCGCCGTCGCGAGCCCGCACCTCTCCGAGCAGCTCCTGCATCTACAGGTTCCTGATCGTGTATCCCAGACCGTAGCCCGACAGCCGCCGCAGGTAGATCTCCGCGTCGACACGCGCGACCTCCTCGTCGAGCCACGGCGATCCTTCGATCATCTGCCGGGCGGCCTCGGCGACCGTCATCTCCCCGAGTTGCATCCCGATGTCGACCGTGACCCTGGCCGCACGCTCGATGAACGGTACGTTGTAGCCAAAGTTCTCGAAGTCCGGCGTGTCGTCGGGCAGGGTCAGGATGTTTTCTTCGACCAGCCAGCGACGCACGTTGCGGTCGGTACGCCGAAGACGTGCTTCGTATTCCTCCACCGTGGCCACCGACTCGAGGACGCGGAGGCCTTCGTTCCTCTTCTCCTCGAGCGCGAGGAACCCCATCATCCTCGCCCAGTCACGGCGCGTGAGCAGGTCCTCGTACCAGTCGATGACACCCGCCGGAGGCGTGACGCGGAACGGGTGGCCATGCCCGACACCATCCGGATTCCGCACGTTGAATCGGGCGAGGGCCAGGAAGTCGGCCCCGCCTTCGGTCAGGTTGGTCTTCGCGGCCTCCATGATCGCGGGGATCGCCTCCAGTCGTGCGCGGATGCGCTCCATGGCCTCGCCATCGGCACCCATGTCGGAGAACGCCAGGCGCGGGAGCGGATCCACGTAGATGCCCGGATCAAGGGCCCACGGACGAGGGACCTCCGGATGGAATCGCTACGCGGCGACCTGCGCCTTCACCGCGAGGTAGTCGACCTTCTCGGAAATCGACCGGTCGGCTGGGTCGATGGCCTTCAATCGCTCCTCGATCGCGCGCATCCCTTCGGTGCGCAGGGCGATCGTGGCCTCTCCGTAGTCGGAGACGCCGTAGGGTGTGTCGGGATGGTCGGAGGCAGCCGACCAGGCTTCGGCAGCCCGGGCTCCTCCGGACTTCGATCATCGATTCGCTCCACCCGAGCGACGACGGAGCGTATCGGTGGCCCGAGCAGTACGGCGACCGTGATGACCGCATCCTCGACTTCTGGCGCGGAGGCGCCGGCTCGAGGCCGCCCCGACCCGTTCGTACGTAGTCGGCCGGATCGAGTACGCAGCCGGGATCGGATCCGGGTACTGCATCGAGCAGGCATTGCTGCCCGGGATCGGTGCACTGCCAGTGCCTGGCCTGAAGTTCGACCTTGAATTCGTCCTGATCGGCTCCGCCCTGCGCACGTCCGGAGACCCACGCCCACGCACCCGCCCGGGCGGGCTACTCGTACGCGTAGAACCCCCGCCCCGTCTTCCGGCCCAGGTGCCCGGCGTCGACCATCTTCCGCAGCAGCGGACACGGGCGGTACTTGCTGTCGCCGAAGCCCTCGTGCAGGACCTCGAGGATGTTCAGGCACACGTCCAGACCGATGAAGTCGGCCAGCGTGAGCGGGCCCATGGGGTGGGCCATGCCCAGCTTCATGATCTCGTCGATGGCCTCGGGCGTGGCCACGCCCTCGTGCAGGGCGAAGATCGCCTCGTTGATCATGGGCATGAGCACGCGGTTGCTCACGAAGCCGGGGTAGTCGTTGCACTCCACCGGGATCTTCTTCAGGTCCCTGGCCAGCTCGACCACACGGGCGGTGGTGGCATCGCTGGTGTCGTGCCCCCGGATCACCTCGACCAGCTTCATCATGGGCACGGGGTTCATGAAGTGCATGCCGATGAAGCGGTCCGCGCGGCCGGTGGTGGTGGCCAGCTTGGTGATCGAGATGCTCGAGGTGTTGCTCGCGAGAATGGTGTCCTCGCCCACGTGCTCGACGATCTCACGGTAGAGGGTGGCCTTCGCCTCGAGGTTCTCGAAGATCGCCTCGACCACCAGGTCGCAGTCGGCCAGCGACGAGACCTCGGTGGAGAACTGCAGGCGTCCCAGCGTGGACTCCATGTCGTCCTCGCTGATCTTCTCCTTCTTCACCTGCCGGCCGAGGTTCTTCTCGATGGTCGCCCGGGCGCCATCGAGCGCGTCCTGGGTGACGTCGACCAAGGTGGTGTCGTGTCCGAACTGGGCGAAGACGTGGGCGATGCCGTTGCCCATGGTGCCCCCGCCGACGACTCCGATCCTACTCACGATGGTTCCCTCCGGAAATGCGATGCCCCGGAGCCGTCGGGCCCCGGGGCTTGGTGACGGGTACTAGGCGATGCGGCGGATGCTCAGCGCGACGGCGTCGCCGCCGCCCAGACAGAGCGCGGCGAGCCCGCGCTCGGCACCGCGGTCCTCCATGGCGTACATGAGCGTGGTGAGGATCCGCGCGCCGCTGCAGCCGATGGGATGCCCCAGGGCGACTGCGCCGCCGTTGACGTTCACGCGGTCGGGGTCGGCCTCGAGCTCGCGCATGACGGCGATCGCCTGCACGCTGAAGGCCTCGTTGAGCTCGATCAGGTCGAAGTCGCCGATCGCCGAGCCGGTCTTCGCCAGCAGGTTCCGCACGGCCTTCACCGGCGCCATCATCACCCACTCGGGCTCGCGCGCGCCGGTGGCGTAGGCCTCGACCTCGTACCAGGCCTTCAGGCCGAGTTCGGTGGCACGCTTCTCGCCGGCCACCACCAGCGCGGCCGCGCCGTCGTTCACGCTGGGCGCGTTGCCGGCGGTCACGGTGCCGCCGTCGCGCTTGAAGGCCGGACGCAGCTTGCCCAGCACCTCGGCGCTGCTGTCGGCGCGTGGCCCCTCGTCCTGGTCGATGGTCGTGGTGCCCTTGCGCCCCTTGATCTCGACGGGAACGATCTCCTGGTCGAAACGCCCCGACTCCATGGCCTGGATGGCCTTGGTGTGGCTGTTTGCCGCGTACGTGTCCTGCTCCTCGCGGCTGATGCCGTACTTCTCGGCGACCAGCTCGCCGGTCATGCCCATGTGGAAGTCGTTGTAGATGTCCCACAGACCGTCCCAGATCATCAGGTCGACGGCCTGCTGGTGGCCCATGCGCATGCCCGACCGCGCGGTCGGCAAGGCGTAGGGGGCGTTGCTCATGCTCTCCATGCCACCGGCCACGACAACCTGGCTGTCGCCGGCCTTGATGAACTGCGCGGCCAAGGACACCGCGCGCAGGCCGCTGCCGCAGACCTTGTTGATGGTCATGGCGCTCACGGTGTTCGGCACGCCGCCGTATATGCTCGCCTGCCGGGCCGGGTTCTGCCCCTGACCGGCCGGGAGCACGCAGCCCATGATGACCTCGTCGACGTTCTCGCCGTCGAGCTCGGCGCGCTTCAGGGCCTCGCGCACGGCGACGGCGCCCAACTCGGTCGCCTTCAGGGGAGCCAGGCCACCCTGGAACCTGCCGATGGGGGTCCGCGCCGCGGCGGACAGGACGACTCGCTCGGACATGTCCGGTCCTTTCGGGATTCGTTAGTGGTTCAGCACGTGACGGCTGATCACGATGCGCTGGATCTCGCTCGTGCCCTCGCCGATGGTGCAGAGCTTGGCGTCGCGATACATGCGCTCGACGGGATAGTCGCGGCAGTAGCCGTAGCCGCCGAGGATCTGGATCGCGTTCTCGGTCACGCGCATGGCCATCTCGCTGGCGTGCAGCTTGGCCATGGCGCTCATGTGACCGTAGTTCTCGCCGGCGTCCTTCAGACGCGCCGCCTCGTAGGTGAGCAGACGGGCCGCCTCGATCTGGGTGGCGGCGTCGGCGATCATCCACTGGATCGCCTGGAACTGGTGGATGGCCTTGCCGAAGGCCTCGCGCTCCTTGGAGTAGGTCACGCTGTAGTCGTGCGCGCCCTCGGCGATGCCCAGCGACAGCGCGGCGATCGAGATGCGTCCGCTGTCGAGGGTCTTCATGAACTGCTTGAAGCCCGCGCCGACTTCGCCGAGTACGTTCTCCTTGGGGATCCGCACGTCCTCCATGAGCAG
The Candidatus Krumholzibacteriia bacterium DNA segment above includes these coding regions:
- a CDS encoding acetyl-CoA C-acetyltransferase, translated to MSERVVLSAAARTPIGRFQGGLAPLKATELGAVAVREALKRAELDGENVDEVIMGCVLPAGQGQNPARQASIYGGVPNTVSAMTINKVCGSGLRAVSLAAQFIKAGDSQVVVAGGMESMSNAPYALPTARSGMRMGHQQAVDLMIWDGLWDIYNDFHMGMTGELVAEKYGISREEQDTYAANSHTKAIQAMESGRFDQEIVPVEIKGRKGTTTIDQDEGPRADSSAEVLGKLRPAFKRDGGTVTAGNAPSVNDGAAALVVAGEKRATELGLKAWYEVEAYATGAREPEWVMMAPVKAVRNLLAKTGSAIGDFDLIELNEAFSVQAIAVMRELEADPDRVNVNGGAVALGHPIGCSGARILTTLMYAMEDRGAERGLAALCLGGGDAVALSIRRIA
- a CDS encoding 3-hydroxybutyryl-CoA dehydrogenase; the protein is MSRIGVVGGGTMGNGIAHVFAQFGHDTTLVDVTQDALDGARATIEKNLGRQVKKEKISEDDMESTLGRLQFSTEVSSLADCDLVVEAIFENLEAKATLYREIVEHVGEDTILASNTSSISITKLATTTGRADRFIGMHFMNPVPMMKLVEVIRGHDTSDATTARVVELARDLKKIPVECNDYPGFVSNRVLMPMINEAIFALHEGVATPEAIDEIMKLGMAHPMGPLTLADFIGLDVCLNILEVLHEGFGDSKYRPCPLLRKMVDAGHLGRKTGRGFYAYE